A single Actinomadura algeriensis DNA region contains:
- a CDS encoding DinB family protein, with the protein MPTSTRRRDTPPPRTGRSESEVLRGFLDYLRASIAAKVDGTPEPQVRAAGTPSGTNLLGLLHHLTHVESSIFLGEDVTDWQATFQAAPADGVADVVARYRETVERADAVLDGCPDLAAPVPRPRPGRPAPSVRWALTHMIEETGRHAGHADILRELIDGRTGR; encoded by the coding sequence GTGCCCACCAGCACCCGCCGCCGCGACACGCCGCCGCCCCGGACCGGACGCAGCGAATCCGAAGTCCTGCGCGGATTCCTCGACTACCTCCGCGCCTCGATCGCCGCGAAGGTCGACGGGACGCCCGAACCGCAGGTCCGGGCGGCCGGAACGCCGTCGGGCACGAACCTGCTCGGCCTGCTCCACCACCTGACCCACGTCGAAAGCTCGATCTTCCTCGGCGAGGACGTCACCGACTGGCAGGCCACGTTCCAGGCCGCACCGGCCGACGGCGTCGCCGACGTGGTCGCCCGATACCGGGAAACCGTCGAACGCGCCGACGCCGTGCTCGACGGCTGCCCCGATCTCGCCGCCCCGGTCCCCCGGCCGCGACCGGGCCGTCCCGCGCCCAGCGTCCGCTGGGCCCTCACCCACATGATCGAGGAAACCGGCAGGCACGCGGGCCACGCGGACATCCTCCGCGAACTGATCGACGGCCGCACCGGCCGCTGA
- a CDS encoding GntR family transcriptional regulator has translation MVEIVDGPVPKYEQLAALLRARIAAGEWAPGQAIPSETVLEGEFGLARGTIRKAIAALRDEGVIVTTRGKGSYVSEQAPDRP, from the coding sequence ATGGTGGAGATCGTGGACGGGCCGGTGCCGAAGTACGAGCAACTCGCCGCGCTTCTGCGGGCGCGGATCGCGGCGGGTGAGTGGGCACCGGGACAGGCGATTCCGTCCGAGACCGTCCTGGAAGGCGAGTTCGGCCTGGCGCGCGGGACGATCCGCAAGGCGATCGCGGCACTTCGCGACGAAGGCGTCATCGTGACCACGCGCGGCAAGGGCTCCTACGTCAGCGAGCAGGCACCCGACCGGCCGTGA